Proteins from a single region of Candidatus Rubrimentiphilum sp.:
- the mdh gene encoding malate dehydrogenase, producing MRNKVTIVGSGNVGATAAHWLAAEELADIVLVDIVEGVPQGKALDLLQSMPVEKSDVSVLGSNDYKATADSDIVVITAGFPRKPGMSRDDLVRANAEIVGTATEQAVKYSPDCILIIVTNPLDAMCEVARRVSGFPRERVLGMAGVLDSARFSTFIAAELGVSVENVYAFVLGGHGDQMVPLPRYSTVAGIPITELMDKATVDRLVERTAKGGGEIVNLLKAGSAYYAPGRSIMEMAEAILKNKHKILPCAAYLQGEFGIKDLFIGVPCQLGEKGLEKIFEIKLTSEEHAALHKSAEAVESLVKVLP from the coding sequence GTGCGAAATAAGGTAACAATCGTAGGTTCCGGAAACGTCGGCGCCACCGCGGCCCACTGGCTGGCGGCGGAAGAGCTTGCCGACATCGTCCTGGTGGATATCGTCGAGGGCGTCCCGCAAGGGAAGGCGCTCGATCTTTTACAGTCCATGCCCGTCGAAAAAAGCGACGTCAGCGTCCTCGGCAGCAACGATTACAAGGCGACGGCGGATTCCGACATCGTGGTGATCACGGCAGGTTTCCCGCGTAAGCCGGGGATGAGCCGCGACGATCTGGTACGCGCGAACGCCGAGATCGTTGGGACGGCGACGGAGCAAGCCGTCAAGTATTCACCGGATTGCATTTTGATCATCGTCACCAACCCGCTCGACGCTATGTGCGAAGTGGCGCGGCGCGTCAGCGGTTTCCCACGCGAGCGCGTGTTGGGAATGGCGGGCGTGCTCGATTCAGCGCGGTTTTCTACCTTTATAGCGGCCGAACTCGGCGTCAGTGTTGAAAACGTCTACGCATTCGTGCTTGGGGGACACGGCGACCAAATGGTGCCGCTCCCTCGTTACAGCACGGTGGCCGGCATTCCGATCACCGAGTTGATGGACAAAGCGACCGTCGATCGCTTGGTCGAACGCACCGCCAAAGGCGGCGGCGAGATCGTCAATCTGCTCAAGGCGGGCAGCGCGTACTATGCGCCGGGGCGATCGATCATGGAGATGGCTGAAGCGATCTTGAAGAACAAGCACAAGATACTGCCGTGCGCCGCATATTTGCAAGGCGAGTTCGGCATCAAGGATCTCTTTATTGGCGTACCGTGCCAGCTTGGCGAAAAAGGTTTGGAAAAGATCTTCGAGATCAAGTTGACGAGCGAAGAACACGCCGCGCTGCACAAGAGCGCCGAAGCGGTGGAGTCGCTCGTGAAAGTATTGCCTTAG
- a CDS encoding C40 family peptidase — translation MRYLLATGALAFLIAGSSAFAQAAPTAVVSSASYSPDVAQWTGVSAHQSARHHQMTRFASRLFVRTARIAKSLTRSALRFLGTPYVFGGTSGYGFDCSGYVQHVYAMLGVHLPRTADAQYYSGRRAVGGVKAGDLVFFQTYERGPSHVGIYIGNGHFVHASSSHGVMVSSLSDSYWSARYLGAKRVMAVH, via the coding sequence TTGCGTTATCTTTTAGCAACCGGGGCATTGGCGTTTTTAATCGCCGGGTCTAGCGCATTTGCGCAGGCCGCTCCAACGGCGGTCGTGTCGTCCGCCTCCTATAGCCCCGACGTCGCCCAGTGGACCGGCGTCAGCGCCCATCAGAGCGCCCGCCACCACCAGATGACCCGGTTTGCGAGCCGGCTGTTCGTCCGGACAGCCCGCATCGCCAAGAGCCTGACCCGCAGCGCCCTGCGCTTCCTGGGCACCCCGTACGTCTTTGGGGGGACCAGCGGCTACGGCTTCGATTGCTCCGGCTACGTGCAGCACGTGTACGCGATGCTCGGAGTCCACCTCCCCCGAACGGCCGACGCCCAGTATTACTCGGGTAGACGGGCCGTGGGCGGCGTAAAAGCCGGGGACCTCGTGTTCTTTCAGACCTACGAGCGCGGTCCATCGCACGTAGGCATCTATATCGGCAACGGCCACTTCGTCCACGCTAGTTCGAGCCACGGCGTGATGGTCAGCAGCCTGTCGGACTCGTACTGGTCGGCGCGCTACCTCGGCGCAAAACGCGTGATGGCAGTCCACTAA
- a CDS encoding tyrosine-type recombinase/integrase — protein sequence MPYLAVDPLISAFMRFRLRRKPSLRTAEEYGRDLEHFGRYLAKRTDDMTFHGPFPRLLKATRLDILRYADFLGDKRLAKKLSTAAVRRRLSAVRSFYKFLQIEDRRSDNPSALVELPQAEKSTPKPVDEDSLAQLMRTVIAGQSEFCRIRNRAILEVLYATGIRRAELIGLNVEDVDFKGRIMRVIGKGGQPRTVVFNEASKAAMEVYVGCRPRTAENAFFLTEHGRRISHSQAGKIFRQYALFSQIGKVTPHMMRHSFATHLIAHGADLQTVQKLLGHKSPATTQIYVDITLIHQKRAYDAAHPRDKRDDV from the coding sequence ATGCCGTACCTAGCCGTCGACCCGCTTATCAGTGCCTTTATGCGCTTCCGGCTGCGCCGTAAGCCATCGCTGCGGACCGCCGAAGAGTACGGCCGTGACCTAGAGCATTTCGGCCGCTATCTTGCCAAGCGCACCGACGACATGACGTTCCACGGGCCGTTCCCTCGGCTGCTGAAAGCGACGCGTCTGGACATCCTTAGGTATGCGGATTTTCTCGGGGACAAGCGTCTCGCCAAGAAACTGTCGACGGCAGCGGTTCGCCGGCGCCTATCGGCGGTTCGCAGCTTTTACAAGTTTTTGCAGATCGAGGACCGGCGTTCGGATAACCCCTCGGCCCTGGTCGAGCTGCCGCAGGCCGAAAAAAGCACCCCGAAACCCGTCGACGAGGATTCCCTGGCGCAGCTCATGCGGACGGTGATCGCTGGACAGAGTGAGTTTTGCCGGATCCGAAACCGAGCGATCCTCGAAGTGCTCTACGCGACTGGAATTCGGCGTGCGGAACTCATCGGACTGAACGTTGAGGACGTCGACTTCAAAGGACGCATCATGCGGGTTATCGGCAAGGGTGGACAACCCCGGACGGTCGTCTTCAATGAAGCCTCCAAGGCTGCCATGGAAGTCTACGTCGGCTGCCGGCCTCGCACCGCTGAGAACGCTTTTTTTCTCACCGAGCACGGGCGACGCATCAGTCATAGCCAAGCCGGAAAGATCTTCCGGCAATATGCCTTGTTTTCACAGATCGGTAAGGTCACACCACACATGATGCGTCACTCTTTTGCGACGCATCTAATCGCTCACGGCGCTGATCTTCAGACCGTTCAGAAACTCCTCGGCCACAAGAGTCCGGCAACAACCCAAATATACGTTGACATCACATTGATCCACCAAAAACGAGCGTACGATGCCGCTCATCCGCGCGATAAGCGGGATGACGTGTAA
- a CDS encoding S-layer homology domain-containing protein, with protein MQLRALAVLGMIALPLAACSGNNQQSQATASPEAAATTVASPASVATTAAVAAPAAVATATPTPNPTAVVKFTDISGIFAEPAIKQEATLGVFETTSGKFNPYNTVPRSEYVRWLVLANNIYFKGQPDKQIRLAEANSSQSFVDVPKSNPDFKYIQGMANSGFVIGIDKNHFAPDRPLTREEMIAILMSRDANSSPLPKAGPPSTWNYAAGGGTLSVDFTDRDKVSKPYWGAFQLNNGWGNSYALQEVKRIYGNTKIFDPLKPVTRADVAVALQVIDQKNSASLLGM; from the coding sequence ATGCAATTACGCGCTCTCGCCGTTCTTGGGATGATCGCGCTCCCGCTGGCGGCCTGCTCGGGAAACAACCAGCAGTCGCAGGCCACGGCATCACCGGAGGCCGCGGCAACCACCGTCGCGTCCCCGGCATCCGTTGCGACCACAGCCGCCGTCGCAGCTCCCGCGGCAGTAGCTACGGCCACGCCCACACCGAACCCAACCGCGGTCGTCAAGTTTACGGACATCAGTGGTATCTTCGCCGAACCTGCGATCAAACAGGAGGCGACGCTCGGTGTATTTGAGACGACTAGCGGCAAGTTTAATCCTTATAACACCGTGCCGCGCTCGGAGTACGTCCGCTGGCTAGTCCTCGCCAATAACATATACTTCAAGGGACAACCGGATAAGCAGATCCGTTTGGCAGAAGCCAACAGCAGTCAGAGCTTCGTCGATGTGCCCAAATCAAACCCGGACTTCAAATACATCCAGGGGATGGCGAATTCGGGATTTGTGATCGGCATCGACAAGAACCATTTCGCACCCGACCGTCCGCTCACGCGCGAGGAGATGATCGCGATCTTGATGTCGCGTGACGCGAATAGCTCGCCCTTGCCCAAAGCCGGACCGCCGTCGACATGGAACTACGCAGCGGGCGGCGGCACGCTTTCGGTGGACTTCACGGATCGGGACAAGGTTTCGAAACCATACTGGGGAGCGTTCCAACTAAATAACGGTTGGGGCAACAGTTACGCGCTCCAAGAGGTAAAACGGATCTACGGAAACACGAAAATATTCGATCCATTGAAGCCGGTAACCCGAGCCGACGTCGCGGTGGCGCTTCAGGTTATCGACCAGAAGAACTCGGCTAGTTTGTTAGGGATGTAG
- a CDS encoding choice-of-anchor C family protein — protein sequence MHSFASKASAALLAAGLLLSAGAAFAKAANLIKNGGFDSGPQPSYYTMFPKGSTAIPGWIVTMGSVDVIGPNWHDADGGKNSIDVDGTPGPGAIAQSFATKRGTKYTVWFALAGNPECGPTIKRLLVTAGGASRRYTFDTSHTSDPHMGWQRKSFTFTAAAGARSTLTFTSLDPKGSLCGPAIDAVRVY from the coding sequence ATGCATTCTTTTGCTTCAAAGGCTTCGGCGGCGTTATTGGCAGCCGGGCTCTTGTTATCGGCCGGAGCCGCCTTCGCCAAGGCGGCGAATCTCATCAAGAATGGCGGGTTCGATTCTGGACCGCAGCCGTCGTACTACACGATGTTTCCAAAGGGTTCGACCGCGATTCCCGGATGGATCGTTACGATGGGAAGCGTCGACGTCATCGGTCCCAACTGGCATGATGCCGATGGCGGAAAGAACAGCATCGACGTCGATGGAACGCCGGGGCCCGGAGCGATCGCTCAAAGCTTTGCTACGAAACGCGGCACAAAATACACGGTCTGGTTTGCCCTCGCCGGCAACCCCGAATGCGGTCCAACGATCAAACGGTTGTTGGTAACGGCTGGGGGTGCGAGCCGCCGCTATACCTTTGATACTTCACACACCAGCGATCCGCATATGGGCTGGCAGCGCAAGTCGTTCACATTTACTGCTGCTGCCGGCGCTCGCAGCACGCTGACGTTCACCTCGCTCGATCCCAAGGGCTCGCTCTGCGGCCCGGCCATCGACGCAGTACGCGTCTACTGA
- the glmM gene encoding phosphoglucosamine mutase — MAARERLFGTDGIRGVANVDLTPEFAFSVGRAGAAVLASSSDRHRPIVVGRDTRLSGPMLEAAIVAGITSVGRDAVTVGIVPTPAVAAITVRTGAAAGVMISASHNPIADNGIKFFGADGFKLSDETEDEIEALLHTRDEQPRPAGEDVGVAKNAMNLGKYYYKELYAGAESLSNLTVVVDAAFGAAYAYAPYALRKLGATVLEMNCEDDGSRINVECGATDLRALARRVRELNDADGNVVGVAFDGDADRALFVDETGAICNGDHVMLILALDLQSRGELTRDTVVGTVMSNFGLEKALNAHGITLLRAAVGDRYVLEKMREGGYVFGGEQSGHIINLRNNTTGDGPKTAISLFSVMASSGKTLHELASELAVFPQILLNVRTDRTEVLEMPEIRRAIQEIETNLTGTGRLLVRPSGTEPLIRVMVEGDDRDRVEAYARDLAGRIEAAVSTLM; from the coding sequence ATGGCCGCTAGAGAGCGGCTCTTCGGCACCGACGGCATTCGCGGTGTCGCCAACGTCGATCTGACACCCGAGTTTGCGTTTTCCGTTGGGCGGGCCGGGGCTGCCGTGCTCGCAAGCAGCAGCGATCGTCATCGCCCGATAGTCGTGGGACGGGACACGCGGCTCTCCGGCCCCATGCTCGAGGCCGCTATTGTAGCGGGCATCACTTCCGTCGGGCGCGACGCGGTCACCGTCGGAATCGTGCCGACGCCGGCCGTCGCGGCGATAACCGTGCGAACTGGTGCGGCCGCAGGCGTGATGATCAGTGCATCGCACAACCCGATCGCTGACAACGGCATCAAGTTTTTTGGCGCCGATGGCTTTAAACTGTCCGACGAAACCGAGGACGAGATAGAAGCGCTGCTTCACACGCGCGACGAGCAGCCGCGGCCGGCGGGCGAAGACGTCGGCGTTGCCAAGAACGCAATGAATCTCGGCAAATACTACTACAAAGAGTTGTACGCGGGCGCCGAGAGTCTGAGCAATCTGACGGTCGTCGTTGACGCCGCCTTCGGTGCGGCCTACGCGTATGCGCCATATGCACTACGCAAGCTCGGCGCCACCGTGCTGGAGATGAATTGCGAGGACGACGGCTCGCGCATCAACGTTGAATGCGGCGCCACCGACCTGCGCGCGCTTGCCCGGCGCGTACGCGAGCTGAACGATGCGGACGGTAACGTTGTGGGCGTCGCTTTTGACGGCGATGCCGATCGAGCGTTGTTCGTGGACGAGACGGGTGCGATCTGTAACGGCGATCACGTTATGCTGATTCTCGCGCTGGATCTTCAGTCGAGAGGGGAGCTGACGCGCGATACCGTCGTGGGCACCGTGATGAGCAATTTCGGGCTGGAGAAAGCGTTGAACGCGCACGGCATAACGCTGCTGCGCGCCGCCGTCGGCGATCGCTACGTGCTGGAGAAGATGCGTGAAGGCGGCTATGTCTTTGGCGGAGAGCAGTCCGGGCACATCATTAATTTGCGTAACAACACCACCGGCGACGGACCAAAGACGGCCATCTCACTCTTCTCGGTCATGGCAAGCAGCGGAAAGACTTTACACGAGCTCGCAAGCGAGCTGGCGGTCTTTCCGCAGATTCTGCTCAACGTGCGGACCGATCGCACCGAGGTGCTCGAAATGCCCGAAATTCGTCGAGCCATACAGGAAATTGAAACCAACTTAACCGGAACTGGACGTTTGCTGGTGCGTCCGTCTGGTACCGAACCCCTCATCCGTGTTATGGTCGAAGGCGACGACCGGGACCGAGTCGAGGCGTACGCGCGCGACTTGGCCGGCCGTATAGAAGCGGCGGTGTCTACACTTATGTAG
- a CDS encoding STAS domain-containing protein — translation MPQEPLSVEIRPEHDGNAIVFSLRGSLDFETSPSLRAAMLEAADQGKHDILVDLSQLEFLDSSGLGALIGAHKRALENAGRVRVIISTGTIARLLTITGLMDVLAVYPSIEAALEDRDRLIPSV, via the coding sequence GTGCCGCAAGAGCCGCTCTCCGTAGAGATTAGGCCGGAACACGATGGTAACGCGATCGTGTTCAGTTTGCGCGGCAGTTTGGATTTTGAAACCTCGCCGTCGCTGCGCGCCGCCATGCTCGAGGCGGCGGATCAGGGCAAGCACGATATCCTCGTCGACCTCTCGCAACTCGAGTTTTTGGATTCAAGCGGATTGGGCGCGCTCATCGGCGCGCACAAACGCGCGCTGGAAAATGCCGGCCGGGTGCGCGTGATTATCTCGACCGGAACGATAGCAAGGTTATTGACGATTACCGGCCTGATGGACGTGCTGGCGGTTTACCCTTCGATAGAAGCGGCGCTCGAGGATCGCGACCGGCTTATTCCCTCTGTGTAG
- a CDS encoding heterodisulfide reductase-related iron-sulfur binding cluster, which yields MIEAALYNQCVRCGLCLPTCPTYMETLTETSGPRGRISLMKAVAEGHLDTLSPGFVHQMSECLDCRACAAVCPSGVQYGVLVESARARIEQAKSPKRSFFSRVGRWFSIKALFGNLALMRFVATLLRFYQRSGLQRLVRATRILRLLRLDEAESFAPAISSRYFVPRDQRFDATNARYTVMLHAGCVMHVAFAEVNEATVRVLRRNGCSVVVPSGQGCCGAIAVHAGEPAFAEELAKRNIAAFEQSGADYYIINAAGCGSALKEYGELLSGDPRWSDRAEHFSSHVRDVLEFLDQIGIDPRLGVVEGIVTYQDPCHLAHAQRIAAAPRRLLAKIPGLRLIEMNESSVCCGSAGIYNLTEPVMSRRLRDRKVANAMETQAGVVATANPGCAMQVSAGLKQAGSNAKVRHIVELLDDAYRNYTEGISRSRSSSAASIEG from the coding sequence ATGATCGAGGCCGCGCTCTATAACCAATGCGTCCGCTGCGGCCTGTGCCTGCCGACCTGCCCCACCTATATGGAAACGCTCACCGAGACATCGGGTCCCCGCGGCCGGATTAGCCTCATGAAAGCCGTGGCTGAAGGGCATCTCGACACGCTCTCGCCCGGCTTCGTTCACCAGATGTCCGAGTGCTTGGATTGCCGTGCCTGCGCCGCGGTCTGCCCCAGCGGCGTGCAGTACGGCGTCCTGGTTGAATCGGCGCGCGCCCGAATCGAACAGGCCAAATCGCCCAAGCGCAGCTTCTTCTCCCGCGTTGGCCGCTGGTTTTCAATCAAAGCGCTCTTCGGGAATCTCGCGTTGATGCGCTTTGTAGCGACCCTGCTCCGTTTCTATCAGCGCTCCGGCCTGCAACGTCTCGTCCGCGCGACGCGCATCCTGCGGCTGCTGCGTCTTGATGAAGCGGAGTCCTTTGCGCCGGCTATCTCCTCACGGTATTTTGTTCCGCGCGATCAGCGGTTTGACGCGACGAACGCAAGGTACACAGTGATGCTGCACGCCGGCTGCGTGATGCATGTCGCGTTCGCGGAAGTTAACGAAGCGACGGTTCGCGTGCTGCGCAGGAATGGCTGCAGCGTCGTCGTGCCGTCCGGTCAGGGCTGCTGCGGCGCAATCGCGGTGCATGCCGGCGAGCCGGCCTTCGCCGAAGAGCTGGCCAAACGTAATATCGCCGCGTTTGAGCAGTCCGGCGCCGACTACTACATCATCAACGCGGCCGGTTGCGGCTCGGCGCTGAAAGAGTATGGCGAGCTACTTTCAGGCGATCCGCGCTGGTCGGATCGGGCCGAACATTTCTCTTCGCACGTGCGCGACGTGCTCGAATTCTTGGATCAGATCGGAATCGATCCTCGTCTTGGAGTCGTCGAGGGAATCGTCACCTACCAGGACCCTTGCCATCTTGCTCACGCGCAACGCATCGCGGCCGCGCCGCGGCGGCTGCTTGCGAAAATTCCCGGCCTGCGATTGATCGAAATGAACGAAAGCTCGGTCTGTTGCGGAAGCGCCGGCATCTATAACCTGACGGAACCGGTCATGTCGCGCCGCTTGCGCGATCGTAAGGTCGCCAACGCAATGGAGACTCAGGCGGGCGTCGTGGCAACGGCTAATCCAGGCTGCGCGATGCAAGTCTCGGCCGGCCTAAAGCAAGCCGGAAGCAACGCAAAGGTCAGGCATATCGTCGAACTGCTCGACGACGCCTACCGGAACTACACAGAGGGAATAAGCCGGTCGCGATCCTCGAGCGCCGCTTCTATCGAAGGGTAA